The Lysobacter enzymogenes genome window below encodes:
- a CDS encoding N-acyl homoserine lactonase family protein, with protein sequence MFALRLALPILFALLAVPAHADSKVGSLRLYAFDCGRIVLDDLGAFADTGEYDGQAGELSAPCFLVRHPKGDLLWDAGLGDRFAATPGGTSFPNGSRAVVARTLQSQLEAIGLRASDVEYIAFSHFHWDHTGNANDFAGATWLLSRREVQSLDSQPAPGRMAVDNLSAYKQAKVELIDLDRDVFGDGSVRILRANGHTAGHQVLMLRLPKAGTVILSGDLFHTRENFEQGRMPAFNYSRGETLAAMDRVRRLLSNTRGRLVIQHDRRDIDALPKAPGYLE encoded by the coding sequence ATGTTCGCGCTTCGCCTCGCACTGCCGATCCTGTTCGCGCTGCTCGCCGTGCCCGCGCACGCCGATTCCAAAGTCGGTTCGCTGCGCCTGTACGCCTTCGATTGCGGCCGCATCGTCCTGGACGACCTCGGCGCGTTCGCCGACACCGGCGAGTACGACGGCCAAGCGGGCGAACTGTCCGCGCCGTGCTTCCTGGTCCGCCACCCCAAGGGCGACCTGCTGTGGGACGCCGGCCTCGGCGACCGCTTCGCGGCGACGCCGGGCGGCACCTCGTTTCCCAACGGTTCGCGCGCCGTCGTCGCCCGCACCCTGCAATCGCAGCTCGAAGCCATCGGCCTGCGCGCAAGCGATGTCGAGTACATCGCCTTCTCGCACTTCCACTGGGACCACACCGGCAACGCCAACGATTTCGCCGGCGCGACCTGGCTGCTGAGCCGGCGCGAAGTGCAGTCGCTGGACAGCCAGCCCGCGCCGGGCCGCATGGCGGTGGACAACCTGTCCGCCTACAAGCAGGCCAAGGTCGAACTGATCGACCTCGACCGCGACGTGTTCGGCGACGGCAGCGTGCGGATCCTGCGCGCCAACGGCCATACCGCCGGCCATCAGGTGCTGATGCTGCGTTTGCCGAAGGCCGGCACGGTGATCCTGTCCGGCGACCTGTTCCACACCCGCGAGAATTTCGAGCAAGGGCGGATGCCGGCGTTCAACTACTCGCGCGGCGAGACCCTGGCTGCGATGGACCGGGTACGCCGGCTCCTCAGCAATACCCGCGGGCGGCTGGTGATCCAGCACGACCGCCGCGATATCGACGCGTTGCCCAAGGCGCCGGGCTATCTCGAGTAA
- a CDS encoding M13 family metallopeptidase — MSLRPNLLSLGLALAVAGGLAACKPAANETAAAPAAAAPAAPAAAAPASGVDLAGMDKSVKPGDDFDAFANGGWRKNFEIPADRSNYGAFTVLLETAEKRNAELIAQLAASKPADGSDARRIADFHAAYMDEAGIEKRGLQSLQPQLDAIGAIADRAGLSRVLGGSVRADTDPLNATNFHTDNLFGVFVAKALEEPAYVATLMQGGLGMPDREYYLSSDKEMAATRAAYETYVAALLKQAGIAEPEAKAKSILALETKIAKAHAPVVESQNVHKSNNPWDTAAFAQRAPGIDWAAFFDAAGLSSQKTIVAWQPGAIGGIARLVGSEPLPAWKDYLTFHALDHAAWNEAVRGPGELPKAYSDLAFGFHGTTLAGTPQARERGKRALDATSAALGDAVGKIYAEKYFPAASKQKVEEMVRNILAAFDERVDSLTWMTAETKAKAREKAKSMRVSVGYPERWRDYSKLEIRADDALGNRLRAELQEYRHQIGKLGQPVDNGEWWMTPQTVNAVQLPLQNAMNFPAAILDKPFFDPGADPAANYGAIGAVIGHEISHGFDDTGAEFDGTGRLANWWTPADTQHFDEATKKLAEQYSAYEPLPGLHVNGKQTSGENIADVSGLTIAYMAYRKSLGGKEAPVIDGLTGDQRFFLSYGQTWRSKIRDAALRQRILTDGHAPAAQRAQTVRNIDAWYDAWGAKPGEKLYLAPEQRIKIW, encoded by the coding sequence ATGTCCCTTCGCCCCAACCTTCTTTCCCTCGGCCTGGCGTTGGCCGTGGCCGGCGGCCTGGCCGCGTGCAAGCCCGCCGCCAACGAAACCGCCGCGGCTCCCGCTGCTGCGGCGCCGGCGGCGCCCGCCGCGGCCGCGCCGGCCTCCGGCGTCGACCTGGCCGGCATGGACAAGTCGGTCAAGCCCGGCGACGACTTCGACGCCTTCGCCAACGGCGGCTGGCGCAAGAACTTCGAGATTCCCGCCGACCGCTCCAACTACGGCGCGTTCACCGTGCTGCTGGAAACCGCGGAGAAGCGCAACGCCGAACTGATCGCGCAACTGGCCGCGAGCAAGCCCGCCGACGGCAGCGACGCGCGCCGCATTGCCGATTTCCACGCCGCCTACATGGACGAAGCGGGGATCGAGAAGCGCGGCCTGCAATCGCTGCAACCGCAGCTCGACGCGATCGGCGCGATCGCCGACCGCGCCGGCCTGTCGCGCGTGCTCGGCGGCAGCGTGCGCGCCGACACCGACCCGCTCAACGCCACCAACTTCCACACCGACAATCTGTTCGGCGTGTTCGTGGCCAAGGCGCTGGAAGAACCGGCGTATGTCGCCACCCTGATGCAGGGCGGCCTCGGCATGCCCGACCGCGAGTACTACCTGTCGTCCGACAAGGAGATGGCGGCCACGCGCGCCGCCTACGAGACCTACGTCGCCGCGCTGCTGAAGCAGGCCGGCATCGCCGAGCCCGAAGCCAAGGCCAAGTCGATCCTGGCCCTGGAAACCAAGATCGCCAAGGCGCACGCGCCGGTGGTCGAATCGCAGAACGTGCACAAGTCGAACAATCCGTGGGACACCGCGGCGTTCGCGCAGCGCGCGCCGGGCATCGACTGGGCCGCGTTCTTCGACGCCGCCGGGCTTTCTTCGCAGAAGACCATCGTCGCCTGGCAGCCGGGCGCGATCGGCGGCATCGCCCGTCTGGTCGGCAGCGAGCCGCTGCCGGCGTGGAAGGATTACCTGACCTTCCACGCGCTCGACCACGCCGCCTGGAACGAGGCCGTGCGCGGCCCGGGCGAACTGCCCAAGGCCTACAGCGACCTGGCGTTCGGCTTCCACGGCACCACCCTGGCCGGCACCCCGCAGGCGCGCGAGCGCGGCAAGCGCGCGCTCGACGCGACCAGCGCCGCGCTCGGCGACGCGGTCGGCAAGATCTACGCCGAGAAGTATTTCCCGGCCGCGTCGAAGCAGAAGGTCGAGGAGATGGTGCGCAACATCCTCGCCGCGTTCGACGAGCGCGTGGATTCGCTGACCTGGATGACCGCCGAAACCAAGGCCAAGGCGCGCGAGAAGGCCAAGTCGATGCGGGTCAGCGTCGGCTATCCGGAGCGCTGGCGCGATTACTCCAAGCTGGAGATCCGCGCCGACGACGCGCTCGGCAACCGCCTGCGCGCGGAGCTGCAGGAATACCGCCACCAGATCGGCAAGCTCGGCCAGCCGGTCGACAACGGCGAATGGTGGATGACGCCGCAGACCGTCAACGCGGTGCAGCTGCCGCTGCAGAACGCGATGAACTTCCCCGCCGCGATCCTCGACAAGCCGTTCTTCGATCCGGGCGCCGATCCGGCCGCGAACTACGGCGCGATCGGCGCGGTCATCGGCCACGAGATCAGCCACGGCTTCGACGACACCGGCGCCGAGTTCGACGGCACCGGCCGCCTCGCCAACTGGTGGACGCCGGCCGACACCCAGCACTTCGACGAGGCGACCAAGAAGCTCGCCGAGCAGTACAGCGCCTACGAGCCGCTGCCGGGCCTGCACGTCAACGGCAAGCAGACCTCGGGCGAGAACATCGCCGACGTGTCGGGCCTGACCATCGCCTACATGGCCTACCGCAAGTCGCTCGGCGGCAAGGAGGCGCCGGTGATCGACGGCCTGACCGGCGACCAGCGCTTCTTCCTGTCGTACGGCCAGACCTGGCGCAGCAAGATCCGCGACGCCGCGCTGCGCCAGCGCATCCTCACCGACGGCCACGCGCCGGCCGCGCAGCGCGCGCAGACGGTGCGCAACATCGATGCGTGGTACGACGCCTGGGGCGCGAAGCCGGGCGAGAAGCTATATCTGGCGCCGGAGCAGCGCATCAAGATCTGGTGA
- a CDS encoding class I SAM-dependent methyltransferase codes for MQRISTSMLLAAACVRQARNDRDPDAQQDAALARACLQGCGAAGRRLLRAVDHAFGRLLLRMAETLYLPGIGAHYAWRKRHIRRWALQACTQPGAGRARQVVILGAGFDGLSLRLLARAPTLRAFEIDRAHGVAIKRAALAEIGADDPRLTLVAADLAREPIEAVLRAMPGFDAGIATLVIAEGVLMYLAPADLRALMRGLARTLPQAQLIATAMALRADATPCFARQRPWVGGWLRRAGEPFRWGATRAGLDASLREAGMELRYVADPYAPDDPDPSPGEWVFAGSLMPTADGER; via the coding sequence ATGCAGCGCATCTCCACGTCGATGCTGCTCGCCGCCGCTTGCGTGCGTCAGGCGCGGAACGATCGCGACCCCGATGCGCAGCAGGACGCGGCCTTGGCCCGCGCCTGCCTGCAAGGCTGCGGCGCGGCCGGCCGGCGCCTGCTGCGGGCGGTCGATCACGCATTCGGCCGGCTGTTGTTGCGGATGGCGGAAACCTTGTACTTGCCGGGCATCGGCGCGCATTACGCTTGGCGCAAGCGGCATATCCGGCGTTGGGCGCTGCAAGCCTGTACGCAGCCCGGCGCCGGCCGCGCGCGGCAGGTGGTGATACTCGGCGCGGGCTTCGACGGCTTGTCGCTGCGCTTGCTGGCGCGGGCGCCGACGCTGCGCGCGTTCGAGATCGACCGCGCGCACGGCGTCGCGATCAAGCGCGCGGCGTTGGCGGAGATCGGCGCGGACGATCCGCGGCTGACCTTGGTCGCGGCCGATCTGGCGCGCGAACCCATCGAAGCGGTGCTGCGCGCGATGCCGGGGTTCGATGCCGGCATCGCGACGCTGGTGATCGCCGAAGGCGTGCTGATGTATCTCGCGCCGGCCGACCTGCGCGCGCTGATGCGCGGCCTGGCGCGGACGCTGCCGCAAGCGCAGCTGATCGCCACCGCGATGGCCTTGCGCGCCGACGCGACGCCGTGCTTCGCGCGCCAGCGGCCTTGGGTCGGCGGCTGGCTGCGCCGCGCCGGCGAGCCGTTCCGCTGGGGCGCGACGCGCGCAGGCCTGGACGCGTCGTTGCGCGAGGCCGGCATGGAACTGCGGTACGTCGCCGATCCGTACGCCCCCGACGATCCCGATCCCTCGCCGGGCGAATGGGTGTTCGCCGGTTCGCTGATGCCGACCGCGGACGGCGAACGCTAG
- a CDS encoding FAD-binding protein, protein MLATAQSAPVPLESLNDVHARLNPTRARVLRPATLDAACAAVRACAAAGQPLIAAGARHAMGGQQFLDHGWVLDTAGLNGVLGFDDARGLLTVEAGIRWPAVLAWLATSADNTRGWTIRQKQTGADDFSLGGAAASNIHGRGLAYAPFVEDIEALTLIDAQGCLIEASRQQRPELFALAVGGYGLFGAIASLTLRLTPRQTLRREVSLARVGDLHAEFSRAIGQGCTYGDFQFAIDPRSDDFLDLGVLSCYRPAPQAAALAPRHLHADDFARLLLLAHHDPSRAFTEYAGFYLATDGQHYASDAQQSGVYLDGYHAAVDRSLGHCGSEMITELYVPRAALAAFMARAADSLRRHRAQPIYGTVRLIERDPTSVLAWAREDWACIIFNLHVRHDPQGVDAAAQAFRALIDDALGFGGSYYLTYHRWATRAQVEAAHPRLREFLRAKREYDPHGRWQSDWYRHHLALLQA, encoded by the coding sequence ATGCTCGCCACCGCCCAGTCCGCGCCCGTTCCGCTCGAATCGCTCAACGATGTCCACGCGCGGCTCAATCCGACCCGCGCGCGGGTGCTGCGGCCGGCCACGCTCGACGCCGCCTGCGCCGCGGTGCGCGCCTGCGCGGCGGCCGGGCAGCCGCTGATCGCGGCCGGCGCGCGGCACGCGATGGGCGGCCAGCAGTTCCTCGACCACGGTTGGGTGCTCGACACCGCCGGCTTGAACGGCGTGCTCGGCTTCGACGACGCGCGCGGCCTGCTGACGGTGGAAGCGGGCATCCGCTGGCCGGCGGTGCTGGCGTGGCTGGCGACGAGCGCGGACAACACCCGCGGCTGGACCATCCGCCAGAAGCAGACCGGCGCCGACGATTTCAGCCTCGGCGGCGCCGCGGCGTCGAACATCCACGGGCGCGGGCTGGCGTATGCGCCGTTCGTGGAGGACATCGAAGCGCTGACGCTGATCGACGCGCAGGGTTGCTTGATCGAAGCCAGCCGGCAGCAGCGTCCGGAACTGTTCGCGCTGGCGGTCGGCGGCTACGGCCTGTTCGGCGCGATCGCGAGCCTGACCTTGCGTTTGACTCCGCGGCAAACGCTGCGCCGCGAAGTCTCTCTGGCGCGCGTCGGCGACCTGCACGCGGAGTTTTCCCGCGCGATCGGGCAGGGCTGCACCTACGGCGATTTCCAGTTCGCGATCGATCCGCGCAGCGACGATTTCCTCGACCTGGGCGTGTTGTCGTGCTACCGGCCCGCGCCGCAGGCCGCTGCGTTGGCGCCGCGCCATCTGCACGCCGACGACTTCGCCCGGCTGTTGTTGCTCGCCCATCACGACCCTTCGCGCGCTTTCACCGAATACGCCGGTTTCTATCTGGCCACCGACGGCCAGCACTACGCCAGCGACGCGCAGCAGAGCGGGGTGTACCTGGACGGTTACCACGCCGCGGTCGATCGCTCGCTGGGGCATTGCGGTTCGGAAATGATCACCGAGCTGTATGTGCCGCGCGCCGCCTTGGCCGCGTTCATGGCGCGCGCCGCCGACAGCCTGCGCCGGCATCGCGCCCAGCCGATCTACGGCACCGTGCGCCTGATCGAGCGCGATCCGACCAGCGTGCTGGCCTGGGCGCGCGAGGACTGGGCCTGCATCATCTTCAACCTGCACGTGCGCCACGACCCGCAAGGCGTCGACGCGGCCGCGCAGGCGTTCCGCGCGCTGATCGACGACGCGCTTGGGTTCGGCGGCAGCTACTACCTCACCTACCATCGCTGGGCCACGCGCGCGCAGGTCGAGGCGGCGCATCCGCGCTTGCGCGAGTTCCTGCGCGCCAAGCGCGAGTACGATCCGCACGGGCGCTGGCAAAGCGATTGGTATCGCCATCACCTCGCCTTGTTGCAGGCCTGA
- a CDS encoding helix-turn-helix domain-containing protein, with product MIERERLLAALKRILKERGWRYADLAAALGVSEPTIKRTLSNGRMSLERLEQICDALDIDFFELARNARGTRESRRHLSPLQETALAAEPRLMTVFHLLCQGWRTAAIGEGYGLRKTELVRLLAQLDRLRLIELLPGDRVRLRVPRDFSWRDDGPVRARYFQMASREFIHHAFDAGGDFLALEIRELGEASAATLRRKLEKLVAEFKEAAELDVDLPPERRRSVGMLVASRPWVFSLVDSLRESAPPRRPPARG from the coding sequence ATGATCGAACGCGAACGCCTGCTCGCCGCGCTCAAGCGCATCCTCAAGGAGCGCGGCTGGCGCTACGCGGATCTGGCCGCAGCGCTGGGCGTGTCCGAACCGACGATCAAGCGCACCCTGTCCAACGGCCGCATGAGCCTGGAGCGGCTGGAACAGATCTGCGACGCGCTCGACATCGACTTCTTCGAGCTCGCGCGCAACGCCCGCGGCACCCGCGAATCGCGCCGCCACCTGAGCCCGCTGCAGGAAACCGCGCTGGCCGCCGAGCCGCGCCTGATGACGGTGTTCCATCTGCTCTGCCAAGGCTGGCGCACCGCCGCCATCGGCGAAGGCTACGGCCTGCGCAAGACCGAACTGGTGCGGCTGCTGGCGCAGCTCGACCGCCTGCGCCTGATCGAACTGCTGCCCGGCGACCGCGTGCGCCTGCGCGTGCCGCGCGATTTCTCCTGGCGCGACGACGGCCCGGTGCGCGCGCGCTATTTCCAGATGGCCAGCCGCGAGTTCATCCACCACGCGTTCGACGCCGGCGGGGATTTTCTCGCTTTGGAAATCCGCGAACTCGGCGAGGCGTCGGCCGCGACGCTGCGGCGCAAGCTGGAAAAACTGGTGGCCGAGTTCAAGGAAGCCGCCGAACTCGATGTCGACCTGCCGCCGGAGCGGCGCCGCAGCGTCGGCATGCTGGTGGCCAGCCGGCCGTGGGTGTTCTCGCTGGTCGACAGCCTGCGCGAGAGCGCGCCGCCGCGGCGGCCGCCCGCGCGCGGCTGA
- a CDS encoding AI-2E family transporter produces MDPHVEPAAAPAPGPASAPVSLKAPPARIAAWLFAAAALFLVLKFGLLSALLSGLLVFQLVHTLARLVDRRVKGQWARLIAVVLIAALVVGGLTLATLGLIAFFRADTGGEQALLARLMDIIDASRTQVPAWARPYLPEDLSELEHALSAWLDEHRGDLSLVGAEAVQLGARLVIGMVLGAMIALQEELQPLKLGPLGSELLARAARLSDAFRRVVFAQIKISALNTVFTAVFLLIVLPLFGVHLPMAKTLVVLTFVVGLLPVVGNLISNTLITVAGLSVSIYVAAAALLYLVLIHKLEYFLNARIVGGEIQARAWELLLAMLAMEALFGMPGLVAAPIYYAYLKRELVEQGWV; encoded by the coding sequence ATGGATCCCCACGTCGAACCTGCCGCGGCGCCCGCCCCCGGCCCCGCTTCCGCGCCCGTATCGCTGAAAGCGCCGCCGGCGCGCATCGCGGCCTGGCTGTTCGCCGCGGCGGCGCTGTTCCTGGTGCTCAAGTTCGGCCTGCTCAGCGCGCTGCTGTCGGGGCTGCTGGTGTTCCAGCTCGTGCACACGCTCGCGCGCCTGGTCGACCGGCGGGTCAAGGGGCAGTGGGCGCGGTTGATCGCGGTGGTGCTGATCGCCGCGCTGGTGGTCGGCGGCCTGACCCTGGCGACGCTCGGCCTGATCGCGTTCTTCCGCGCCGACACCGGCGGCGAACAGGCGCTGCTGGCGCGGCTGATGGACATCATCGACGCCTCGCGCACCCAGGTGCCGGCCTGGGCGCGGCCGTATCTGCCGGAAGACCTGAGCGAGCTGGAGCACGCGCTGAGCGCGTGGCTGGACGAGCATCGCGGCGACCTCAGCCTGGTCGGCGCGGAGGCGGTGCAGCTCGGCGCGCGGCTGGTGATCGGCATGGTGCTCGGCGCGATGATCGCGCTGCAGGAAGAACTGCAGCCGCTGAAGCTGGGGCCGCTGGGCTCGGAACTGCTGGCCCGCGCCGCGCGCCTGTCCGACGCGTTCCGCCGGGTGGTGTTCGCGCAGATCAAGATCTCCGCGCTCAACACCGTGTTCACCGCGGTCTTCCTGCTGATCGTGCTGCCGTTGTTCGGCGTGCACCTGCCGATGGCCAAGACCCTGGTGGTGCTGACCTTCGTGGTCGGCCTGCTGCCGGTGGTCGGCAACCTGATCTCGAACACGCTGATCACCGTCGCCGGCCTGTCGGTGTCGATCTACGTCGCGGCCGCGGCGCTGCTGTACCTGGTGCTGATCCACAAGCTCGAATACTTCCTCAACGCGCGCATCGTCGGCGGCGAGATCCAGGCGCGCGCGTGGGAGCTGCTGCTGGCGATGCTGGCGATGGAAGCCTTGTTCGGCATGCCCGGGCTGGTGGCCGCGCCGATCTACTACGCCTACCTCAAGCGCGAGCTGGTGGAGCAGGGCTGGGTCTGA